The stretch of DNA TGCCGCCGGCTGAAGGCCAGCAGCTGCCCGATGAGCTCCGCCGCGCGGTCCGCCGCCTTGCGGATCTCCTGCAGGTCCTCGCGGATGGGATCGCCCGGCGCGGCATCCATCAGCAGCAGGTCGGCGTTGCCGCGGATGGCGGTGAGCAGGTTGTTGAAGTCGTGCGCGATCCCGCCGGCCAGCTTGCCCACGGCCTCCATCCGCGACGCCTGCCGCAGCTGCTCCTCCAACCCCACGCGCTCGGTGATGTCGCGGGTGGCCACCACGATTCCGCTCACCGGCGGCCGGTCCAGCAGGTTCTTGGCGGTCACCTCCATCGTGCGCCACGTGCCGTTGCCGGCCGTTTCGCGCAGCACGGTGACTTCCACCCCGCCCGGCCGCTCCAGCGTGGCCCGGAACGCGCGCCGCGCCTCGGCCTGGTCGTCGGGGTGCACGCGGCTGAAGGCGGAGCGCGGGGGGCCCGGCGCGCGGGCCTGGTCCTGCGGCAGGCCCGAGGCGGCGCTGCTGTAGCGGATGGTGGCGTCGCGGTTGAGGACGGCCACGGTTTCCGTGCTGTTTTCCGTCAGGACGCGGAAGTACTCCTCGCTTTCCCGCAGCGCCTGCCCGGCGCGCTTGTGCGCCGTGATGTCCTCCACCGAGCCCTCGTAGTACAGCACATCGCCGTCCGGCCCCTTCACGGCGCGGGCGCTGTGCCGGATCCAGATCCGCTCGCCGCCCATCGTGAGGAATTCGAGCTCGTATCCGGTCGTGACCCCTTCGCGGTCCGCCTGCGCGCGCCACCGGTTGCGCTCCCCCGGGTCCAGGTACAGCTCCGTGGCGGGGCGGCGCATCAGCGATTCCACGTCGGGAAAGCCCAGGATGCTGGCCAGCGCCGGGTTGGCGTCCAGAAAGCGGCCGTCCGGCAGGGTGCGGTAGATGCCGACGGGCACCTCCTCGAACAGCGCCCGGTAGCGCGCTTCGCCCTCGCGCGCGGCCTGCTCCGCCTGGCGCTGCGGGGTGACGTCCATCATCACCCCCTGCCAGTACAGCGGCCGTCCCGCGGGATCGTGCACGAAGCTGCCGGTGTCGCGAAGCCAGTGCACCGCGCCGTCCGCCGCCACCACGCGGTACTCGTAGTCCAGCGGCACCCCGGCGAGCTGGGCGGCCATCGTCTGCTCCAGCACGCGCTCGCGGTCGTCCGGGTGCAGAATGCTCATCCACAGGTCCGGGCGCCGGATCCACTCCATCACCGGGTACCCCAGCGACTCGGCGGCGGGGCTCACGTACATGGGGTGAAAGGGCGGCGCCGCCTCCACCATGTAGACGATGGAGGGAAGCGAGGTCACCAGGTGGCGGAAGCGCTCCTCGCTTTCCTGCACGGCCCGCTGGGCGGCCTCGCGCTCGGCCAGGTACTGCACGTTCAGCAGCGCGGTGCCGGCCAGCGCGGCCAGCGTCTGCAGCACCTCCACGTCCTCGTCCGTGTACAGGCCGGGCGTGTAGCTCTGCACGCACAGCATGCCCAGCGCGCGGTCGCCGGCCAGCAGCGGGGTGCGGATGATGGATTCCGAGCGCCGGCCGGTGCCCACGACCACGGCGCCGCGGCCCGCGGGATCGTCGGATGACAGGGTGAGCAGCGTCTCGCGCCGGCGGATCACCCGCTCGGCGGGCGTTCCGGCCAGGGGAATGACGACGGCGGGAACGTGCGTGTGCAGGTCCGCCCCGGCGGGAAAGGAAAGAACGTCGCGCTCGGCGTCGTACACGCTGAGCCCGAACACGTCCAGCCCGATCACCCGCTCGCACGCGGCCTGCAGCACCCGCTGCAGGTCGTCCAGGGTGCGCGCGCCGATCACCCCGCTTCCCGCGATGGCCACGGCCCGCATGCGCTCGGCCATGCGGCGGGCCTGCTCTTCGGCGGAACGGAGGGAGGGAGCGGAGTCGGGCGAGGCGGGTGTATGGGCCGGCGGCATGGCGTTGTACTTCAGGATTGCGGGAAGGCGATCCGGTTCTTCCGGGCGCGCGCCCGCGGGGCACGCGTCCGGAGCGGACGGGGCGGCAGCCGATCGGATCGCCCCGCCTTGCTGGTGCGCGGGGTAGGGGGAGATTTACAGTATACGGAAATCGGGCGAGAGATGTAAGTAGACTACGCTGTTGAAGTGTATGGTGTTACCCGTATCCGCACGCAGCCCGCCGCGCCAGGCGACCTCCGTTTTCTGCCTCTTTCTGTCGCCCTCTGCGGATCGGCGGATGACGGCCGGTCCGCCGGGCAGATCCGTACTTCCAGCATGGATGCGCGCACCATCCCGCGGCCGGATCTCCGCGCCGTCAGCCATCCGGCGTGCGGGCCGATCGTTATCCGCCCATCCGGTGGATGAACGCTTGACGATCGTGCGCGCGGGTCATCAACCGCCCGCCGGAAACGGCGGAAGCCCCGGTCCCGGCCGCTGGCGCGTCCGGGACCGGGGCTTCCCGTCCTGCATCCCGCATTCCCGCATCGAACCCTCCGCGGCGGGTGCCGCGCGCACCCTCATCCCGTCACCGCGGCGGCTGCGGACCGGGACGGTGGAGCGGCCGCGACGGACCGCGGGACGGGTGCGGGCGCGTCAGGAGAACATGTCGTCGCCGAAGGTGAATCCGCCGTCGCCCTTGCCCTTCTTGCCCTTGCGCTCCGGCTTGGCGCGGCCGTACGCCCCGCTTTCCGCGCGGCTGATGCGGCGGTGCGCGGCCAGGCCCTCCAGCAGCAGTTCCGCCGCGGCCACGGTCATGGGCACGTCGTCGGTCTGCATCATCCCCGCCTCTTCCAGCGCCTCGGCCAGCCCGGGCACGCCGCGCAGCCCCTTCATGCACGCCTCGGCGGATGCGCCGTCGCTGATCTGCAGCACGCCGCCGCGGTCAAAGTGCTCAATGACCGTGTCCAGCATGTCGACATCCCACACGCGGTCAAACACCTCGCGCGCGGCGGCGGCGATCAGGTCGCGGGCGATGGCTTCGGAGCCCTGAAGCTCGCCTTCGTACTCCAGCTCCATCTTGCCGGTGATGCTGGGCATGGCGGCGTACACGTCCGCCACGCGCGGCAGGATGCGGTCCTCTCCCGCCAGCAGCGCGCGCCGCTCGGCGTTGCTCACCGCCGTTTCCAGCACGGTGATGGGCATGCGTTGCGACACGCCGC from Longimicrobium terrae encodes:
- a CDS encoding PAS domain S-box protein produces the protein MPPAHTPASPDSAPSLRSAEEQARRMAERMRAVAIAGSGVIGARTLDDLQRVLQAACERVIGLDVFGLSVYDAERDVLSFPAGADLHTHVPAVVIPLAGTPAERVIRRRETLLTLSSDDPAGRGAVVVGTGRRSESIIRTPLLAGDRALGMLCVQSYTPGLYTDEDVEVLQTLAALAGTALLNVQYLAEREAAQRAVQESEERFRHLVTSLPSIVYMVEAAPPFHPMYVSPAAESLGYPVMEWIRRPDLWMSILHPDDRERVLEQTMAAQLAGVPLDYEYRVVAADGAVHWLRDTGSFVHDPAGRPLYWQGVMMDVTPQRQAEQAAREGEARYRALFEEVPVGIYRTLPDGRFLDANPALASILGFPDVESLMRRPATELYLDPGERNRWRAQADREGVTTGYELEFLTMGGERIWIRHSARAVKGPDGDVLYYEGSVEDITAHKRAGQALRESEEYFRVLTENSTETVAVLNRDATIRYSSAASGLPQDQARAPGPPRSAFSRVHPDDQAEARRAFRATLERPGGVEVTVLRETAGNGTWRTMEVTAKNLLDRPPVSGIVVATRDITERVGLEEQLRQASRMEAVGKLAGGIAHDFNNLLTAIRGNADLLLMDAAPGDPIREDLQEIRKAADRAAELIGQLLAFSRRQVLKPRVLRLNDRIEEMRKMLSRVIGEDVEIVTRLDAALGEVTADPTQMEQVILNLAVNARDAMRGGGTLTLQTCNAEWTAADRAPNVTVAPGAYVRLDVTDTGPGIAPEVLPHIFEPFYTTKPVGAGPGLGLATVQGVVDQSGGYVWAETWAGRGTRFTILLPRTDAPVPDADGPDEAPVEGSATGTLLLVEDEPSVRLLARKVLARMGYSVLEAENGEEAIRVAALHDGPIDLLVTDVVMPRLGGPEAARGIRLTRPGLRVVYMSGYAEDAVERHGVLEPGTAFVQKPFAPASLAQAVRQVLAGTWSAGPEDEVEGDRFA